Proteins from a single region of Streptomyces glaucescens:
- a CDS encoding AMP-binding protein: protein MDGPYGPHRSAHVDTFARDHLPPPGQWPELRFDLPELRHPERLNCAAALLHGPPDDRPVFHTPGGPAWTYGDLRTRVDRLAHLLTGELGIVPGNRVLLRGPTTPWLAACWLAVLKAGGIAVTVLAQQRPHELATMCEIARVRHALCDVRAVDDLVKAGIPGLRITAYGGDAPDDLLNRPTPATPYPAVDTAADDVALIAFTSGTTGRPKGCVHFHRDVLAVADTFARHVLKPRADDVFAGSPPLGFTFGLGGLVVFPLRAGASALLLEQAGPRHLLPAIAGHRVSVLFTAPTAYRAMLSDLDGHDLSSLRRCVSAGENLPAATWHAWHERTGLRIINGIGATELLHIFISAADERIRPGTTGLPVPGWQARVQDEEGRPVPDGEPGLLAVRGPVGCRYLADPRQSEYVRDGWNITGDTYVREPDGYFRYVARADDMIISAGYNIAGPEVEEALLRHPDVVEAAVVGRPDEARGADVVAYVVVADGAARDAGALRAFVMGELAPYKCPRDIVFLDALPRTATGKLQRFRLRGKADQQ, encoded by the coding sequence ATGGACGGCCCGTACGGCCCGCACCGCTCGGCCCACGTCGACACCTTCGCGCGCGACCACCTCCCGCCGCCCGGCCAGTGGCCCGAGCTCCGCTTCGACCTGCCCGAGCTGCGCCACCCCGAACGGCTCAACTGCGCCGCCGCGCTGCTGCACGGACCCCCGGACGACCGCCCCGTCTTCCACACGCCCGGCGGCCCCGCCTGGACCTACGGCGACCTGCGCACCCGCGTCGACCGGCTGGCCCACCTGCTCACCGGCGAGCTGGGCATCGTCCCCGGCAACCGGGTGCTGCTGCGCGGCCCGACCACGCCCTGGCTCGCCGCCTGCTGGCTGGCGGTGCTGAAGGCGGGCGGGATCGCGGTCACCGTACTGGCGCAGCAGCGCCCGCACGAGCTGGCGACCATGTGCGAGATCGCCCGGGTGCGGCACGCCCTGTGCGACGTCCGCGCGGTCGACGACCTCGTCAAGGCGGGGATCCCGGGCCTGCGGATCACGGCCTACGGCGGTGACGCCCCGGACGACCTGCTGAACCGCCCGACGCCCGCGACGCCGTACCCGGCCGTGGACACCGCCGCCGACGACGTGGCGCTGATCGCCTTCACCTCGGGCACCACGGGCCGCCCGAAGGGATGCGTGCACTTCCACCGGGACGTGCTGGCCGTCGCCGACACCTTCGCCCGGCACGTCCTGAAGCCGCGGGCGGACGACGTGTTCGCGGGCAGCCCGCCGCTCGGTTTCACCTTCGGCCTCGGCGGCCTGGTCGTCTTCCCGCTGCGGGCGGGCGCGAGCGCCCTGCTGCTCGAACAGGCGGGTCCGCGGCACCTGCTGCCCGCGATCGCCGGGCACCGGGTGTCGGTGCTGTTCACCGCTCCGACCGCCTACCGCGCGATGCTGTCCGACCTCGACGGGCACGACCTGTCCTCGCTGCGCCGCTGTGTCTCCGCGGGCGAGAACCTTCCGGCCGCGACGTGGCACGCCTGGCACGAGCGCACCGGGCTGCGCATCATCAACGGCATCGGCGCCACCGAGCTGCTGCACATCTTCATCTCGGCCGCCGACGAGCGGATCCGGCCGGGGACGACCGGGCTGCCGGTGCCGGGGTGGCAGGCGCGCGTGCAGGACGAGGAGGGGCGGCCGGTGCCCGACGGGGAGCCGGGCCTGCTGGCGGTGCGCGGTCCGGTCGGCTGCCGCTATCTCGCCGACCCCCGGCAGAGCGAGTACGTCCGCGACGGCTGGAACATCACCGGCGACACGTATGTGCGCGAGCCCGACGGGTACTTCCGGTACGTGGCACGCGCCGACGACATGATCATCTCCGCCGGGTACAACATCGCCGGCCCGGAGGTCGAGGAGGCGCTGCTGCGCCACCCCGACGTGGTGGAGGCGGCGGTGGTCGGCCGGCCCGACGAGGCGCGCGGGGCGGACGTGGTGGCGTACGTCGTCGTCGCGGACGGCGCCGCCCGGGACGCCGGGGCGCTGCGCGCCTTCGTCATGGGGGAGTTGGCGCCGTACAAGTGCCCGCGCGACATCGTCTTCCTGGACGCGCTGCCGCGCACCGCGACCGGAAAGCTTCAGAGGTTCCGCCTACGCGGCAAAGCTGACCAGCAGTGA
- a CDS encoding acyl-CoA dehydrogenase family protein produces MPAFSLDPERAAWRAELRALAAERLRPLAEKGEPGHVNRPLVAELGHLGLLDRLFTSGALDLCLMRESLAHACTEAETALALQGLGAHPVHAHGTPAQRARWLPAVRTGGAIAAFALTEPGAGSDAAALALSATPDGTARWRLSGSKCWISNAPEADFYTVFARTAPGAGARGVTAFLVPADRPGLAGTALDMLSPHPIGALEFDAVPVTADDLLGEPGRGFGVAMGTLDLFRPSVGAFAVGMAQAALDATIAHTARREAFGGPLSAQQTVAHQVAEMALRTEAARLMVYAAATAYDEGAPDVPLRAAMAKLLATETAQYVVDRAVQLHGARALRRGHPLEHLYREVRAPRIYEGASEIQRGIIARELYRAGAPRTAGEAP; encoded by the coding sequence GTGCCCGCATTCTCACTCGACCCGGAACGGGCCGCCTGGCGCGCCGAACTGCGCGCCCTGGCCGCCGAGCGGCTGCGCCCGCTCGCCGAGAAGGGCGAACCGGGCCACGTCAACCGCCCGCTCGTCGCCGAACTGGGCCACCTCGGCCTGCTCGACCGGCTCTTCACCTCCGGGGCCCTCGACCTCTGCCTGATGCGCGAGTCCCTGGCCCACGCCTGCACCGAGGCCGAGACCGCGCTCGCCCTCCAGGGCCTGGGCGCGCACCCCGTGCACGCCCACGGCACCCCAGCCCAGCGCGCCCGCTGGCTCCCGGCCGTCCGCACGGGCGGCGCGATCGCGGCCTTCGCCCTCACGGAGCCGGGTGCGGGCTCGGACGCCGCGGCCCTGGCCCTGTCCGCCACCCCCGACGGCACCGCCCGCTGGCGGCTCAGCGGGAGCAAGTGCTGGATCTCCAACGCCCCCGAGGCCGACTTCTACACCGTCTTCGCCCGGACGGCCCCCGGCGCAGGCGCCCGCGGCGTCACCGCGTTCCTGGTGCCCGCCGACCGGCCCGGGCTGGCCGGGACCGCGCTGGACATGCTCTCCCCGCACCCCATCGGCGCCCTGGAGTTCGACGCCGTACCGGTCACCGCCGACGACCTGCTGGGGGAGCCCGGCCGGGGATTCGGAGTCGCCATGGGCACCCTCGACCTGTTCCGGCCGAGCGTCGGCGCCTTCGCGGTCGGGATGGCACAGGCCGCGCTCGACGCGACTATCGCCCACACGGCCCGCCGCGAGGCGTTCGGCGGCCCGCTCAGCGCGCAGCAGACGGTCGCCCACCAGGTGGCGGAGATGGCGCTGCGGACCGAGGCGGCCCGGCTGATGGTGTACGCGGCGGCGACGGCGTACGACGAGGGCGCACCGGACGTGCCCCTGCGCGCGGCGATGGCGAAACTGCTCGCCACCGAGACCGCGCAGTACGTCGTCGACCGGGCGGTCCAGCTGCACGGCGCCCGGGCGCTGCGCCGCGGCCACCCGCTCGAACACCTCTACCGCGAAGTGCGCGCACCCCGCATCTACGAAGGGGCGAGCGAGATCCAGCGCGGCATCATCGCCAGGGAGCTGTACAGGGCCGGGGCACCGCGCACGGCCGGGGAGGCGCCGTGA
- a CDS encoding RidA family protein, with protein sequence MTAERVNPPALSPPAGFSHAVVATGSRLVFLAGQTALGADGTITGATLPEQFARALDNLLTALRAAGGTPADLARVTVYATDVAGYRAHAAELGRIWRRAAGRDYPAMAVVEVVRLWDEQALVELDGVAVLP encoded by the coding sequence GTGACCGCCGAGCGGGTCAACCCACCGGCCCTGTCCCCGCCGGCCGGCTTCTCGCACGCCGTCGTCGCCACCGGCTCCCGGCTGGTCTTCCTGGCCGGCCAGACCGCCCTCGGCGCCGACGGCACGATCACCGGTGCGACCCTGCCCGAGCAGTTCGCGCGGGCCCTGGACAACCTGCTGACGGCGCTGCGCGCGGCCGGCGGCACACCGGCCGACCTCGCCCGCGTCACCGTCTACGCCACCGACGTCGCGGGCTACCGCGCCCACGCGGCCGAACTCGGCAGGATCTGGCGGCGCGCGGCGGGCCGCGACTACCCGGCGATGGCGGTCGTCGAGGTCGTACGGCTGTGGGACGAGCAGGCACTCGTGGAGCTGGACGGAGTCGCCGTGCTGCCGTGA
- a CDS encoding DUF6299 family protein gives MPVRPLLGAAAVTLALVAAAPANAAEPNATVSVDQVARLAADGTVTLSGTYRCTGGSGPVFVSASLIHSSPGMTVRYGIGSTRAVCDGTLRHWANTGRTVTDTPVGETVRVEAALVELAPGSGLLPLVPRFHAEAPERDVTLVAP, from the coding sequence ATGCCCGTCCGCCCGCTCCTCGGCGCCGCCGCCGTCACCCTGGCCCTGGTCGCCGCCGCGCCCGCGAACGCCGCGGAACCGAACGCGACCGTCTCCGTCGACCAGGTCGCCCGGCTCGCCGCCGACGGCACCGTCACCCTCTCCGGCACCTACCGCTGCACCGGCGGCAGCGGCCCGGTATTCGTCAGCGCCTCCCTGATCCACTCGAGCCCCGGGATGACGGTGCGCTACGGCATCGGCAGCACCCGCGCGGTGTGCGACGGCACGTTGCGCCACTGGGCGAACACGGGCCGGACGGTGACCGACACCCCGGTGGGGGAGACGGTCCGGGTGGAGGCGGCCCTGGTGGAGCTGGCCCCGGGCAGCGGCCTGCTGCCGCTGGTGCCCCGGTTCCACGCCGAGGCCCCGGAGCGGGACGTCACGCTGGTCGCGCCCTGA
- a CDS encoding MarR family transcriptional regulator has translation MTSTAAELLEVLWGRASTAPASASQLRVLLILEHHDGINLRTLADSLASTPPSTSRLCDRLQAAGFVERVASPADRRELRLHLSGRGRAFLADLRARREEELQAVLALMPAAKRTALLEGLEAFCDAAALRIHDTGAPESGSRTA, from the coding sequence GTGACCTCCACGGCCGCGGAGCTGCTGGAAGTGCTCTGGGGCCGGGCCTCGACCGCGCCCGCCTCGGCGTCCCAGCTGCGCGTGCTGCTCATCCTCGAACACCACGACGGCATCAATCTGCGCACCCTCGCCGACTCGCTCGCCTCCACGCCGCCGTCGACCAGCCGCCTCTGCGACCGGCTCCAGGCCGCCGGATTCGTCGAGCGGGTGGCGAGCCCCGCCGACCGGCGGGAACTGCGGCTGCACCTCAGCGGCCGGGGCCGCGCCTTCCTCGCCGACCTGCGCGCACGCAGGGAGGAGGAACTGCAGGCGGTACTGGCCCTGATGCCGGCCGCCAAGCGGACCGCGCTGCTGGAGGGGCTGGAGGCGTTCTGCGACGCGGCGGCGCTCCGGATACACGACACCGGCGCGCCGGAGTCCGGCAGCCGGACCGCCTGA
- a CDS encoding PP2C family protein-serine/threonine phosphatase codes for MNRYVTAERALRTAAPHELLDAVRRVLAEQYAAESVELFMADYGLTVLQPVSVLPHTTEPVPVHNSPEGRAFGAQEPFVECPPDGRARVHLPVTVRGDRLGVLSVTLADDAAAHTYLAELADVAEVLGHEVVVAERDTDIYLQARRKDRLTLAAEMQWQLLPGRSCVRPEYELGAQLEPAYAIFGDNFDWSATADHLMLYVTNGMGEGIEASLLTNLAINALRNARRAGIPLADQAALADQAVYAHYRGRRYLSMLMFDFEIATGRASVVDAGSPQLLRLRDGTVERITFDAQLPLGMFEETDYVVQEFRVEPGDRLLFVSDGVYAAASPRGETYGAAALTRAIQSTRLLPAAEVPRAVLRELTGHRGRAVPDDDALVVCLDWHGR; via the coding sequence GTGAACAGATACGTGACCGCCGAGCGCGCCCTGCGTACGGCGGCACCCCACGAGTTGCTCGACGCTGTCCGCCGCGTACTGGCCGAACAGTACGCGGCGGAGTCCGTCGAGCTGTTCATGGCCGACTACGGCCTGACGGTGCTCCAGCCGGTGTCCGTCCTGCCGCACACCACGGAACCGGTCCCGGTGCACAACAGCCCCGAGGGCCGCGCCTTCGGCGCCCAGGAGCCGTTCGTGGAGTGCCCGCCGGACGGCAGGGCGCGCGTGCACCTGCCCGTCACCGTGCGCGGCGACCGGCTCGGCGTGCTCTCGGTGACACTGGCCGACGACGCGGCGGCGCACACGTACCTGGCCGAGCTGGCCGATGTCGCCGAGGTGCTCGGCCACGAGGTGGTCGTCGCCGAGCGGGACACCGACATCTACCTCCAGGCCCGCCGCAAGGACCGGCTCACCCTGGCCGCGGAGATGCAGTGGCAGCTGCTGCCCGGCCGGTCCTGCGTCCGCCCCGAGTACGAGCTCGGCGCCCAGCTCGAACCCGCCTACGCCATCTTCGGCGACAACTTCGACTGGTCCGCGACCGCCGACCACCTCATGCTGTACGTCACCAACGGCATGGGCGAGGGCATAGAGGCGTCCCTGCTGACCAACCTGGCCATCAACGCGCTGCGCAACGCCCGCCGGGCCGGCATCCCCCTCGCGGACCAGGCGGCCCTCGCCGACCAGGCGGTGTACGCCCACTACCGCGGGCGCCGCTACCTGTCCATGCTGATGTTCGACTTCGAGATCGCCACCGGCCGGGCCTCGGTGGTGGACGCGGGCTCCCCGCAGCTGCTCCGGCTGCGCGACGGCACCGTCGAGCGGATCACCTTCGACGCGCAGCTGCCGCTCGGCATGTTCGAGGAGACCGACTACGTGGTCCAGGAGTTCCGGGTCGAGCCCGGCGACCGGCTGCTCTTCGTCAGCGACGGGGTGTACGCCGCGGCCTCCCCACGGGGGGAGACCTACGGTGCCGCCGCCCTGACCCGGGCGATCCAGTCCACCCGGCTGCTGCCCGCGGCCGAGGTGCCGCGCGCCGTCCTGCGGGAGCTCACCGGCCACCGCGGCCGGGCGGTCCCGGACGACGACGCGCTGGTGGTCTGCCTGGACTGGCACGGCCGCTGA
- a CDS encoding STAS domain-containing protein, producing the protein MRVSEHDAAHEAAAQRVTDFLRRRREQIAQRWADAPLFRTVFTVSRDEAVEACKAVVDALAEVAAEGRLEDISAPGFGTVRDQLGRTAASRARNGSSPAQISDEVAALRVPVTELLRAEFADPSAPQAHEAVLTLAVLMGTLRLVVMETALDAGEELIERQRLQLMEVATPVIQLWDGIVAVPLIGTLDSARSQVVMESLLEAIVDQRAEYAILDITGVPTVDSLVAQHLMKTVAAARLMGAECIVSGIRPAIAQTIVHLGIDLGSVVTRAGLADALAYALGRQGIVIPGRPAAGASRS; encoded by the coding sequence ATCCGGGTGTCGGAGCACGACGCGGCCCACGAGGCGGCGGCACAACGAGTAACCGATTTCCTCCGACGGCGCCGTGAGCAGATCGCCCAGCGCTGGGCCGACGCCCCGCTGTTCCGCACGGTGTTCACCGTCTCACGCGACGAGGCGGTGGAAGCCTGCAAGGCCGTGGTGGACGCCCTGGCGGAGGTGGCGGCCGAGGGCCGGCTGGAGGACATCTCCGCACCCGGCTTCGGCACCGTCCGCGACCAGCTCGGGCGGACGGCCGCCTCCCGGGCCCGCAACGGCTCCAGCCCCGCCCAGATCTCCGACGAGGTCGCCGCCCTGCGGGTGCCCGTGACCGAGCTGCTGCGCGCCGAGTTCGCCGACCCGTCCGCGCCGCAGGCGCACGAGGCGGTGCTGACGCTGGCCGTCCTCATGGGCACCCTCCGCCTGGTCGTGATGGAGACGGCACTCGACGCCGGCGAGGAACTGATCGAGCGTCAGCGGCTGCAGCTCATGGAGGTCGCCACACCGGTCATCCAGCTGTGGGACGGCATCGTCGCCGTACCGCTGATCGGCACCCTCGACAGCGCGCGCAGCCAGGTGGTCATGGAGAGCCTGCTGGAGGCCATCGTCGACCAGCGCGCCGAGTACGCCATCCTCGACATCACCGGTGTGCCCACGGTCGACTCGCTCGTCGCCCAGCACCTGATGAAGACGGTGGCCGCCGCCCGTCTGATGGGCGCCGAGTGCATCGTCTCCGGCATCCGCCCCGCGATCGCGCAGACCATCGTGCACCTCGGCATCGACCTGGGCTCGGTCGTCACCCGCGCCGGCCTGGCCGACGCGCTGGCGTACGCGCTCGGCCGGCAGGGCATCGTGATCCCGGGCCGTCCGGCCGCCGGAGCGAGCCGGTCATGA
- a CDS encoding STAS domain-containing protein, with amino-acid sequence MTAPSPGPPSPVPVLALGDILLVTLTGELHDGTAERLQQDITERIARSGATGVVIDISGVDIVDSYLGRVLAEIARTASLLAARTVLAGMRPAVAITLVELGLTLAGLTTALDVDRAVRLLADPVADDPETVARPMAADRAAAHRPEGSP; translated from the coding sequence ATGACCGCCCCCTCGCCGGGCCCGCCGAGCCCCGTTCCGGTACTGGCACTGGGAGACATCCTGCTGGTCACCCTGACGGGTGAACTGCACGACGGGACGGCCGAGCGACTCCAGCAGGACATCACCGAGCGCATCGCCCGCAGCGGCGCCACCGGTGTCGTCATCGACATCTCCGGGGTCGACATCGTCGACTCCTACCTGGGCCGGGTGCTCGCCGAGATCGCCAGGACCGCCTCGCTCCTGGCCGCCCGCACGGTGCTGGCCGGGATGCGGCCGGCCGTGGCGATCACCCTGGTCGAGCTGGGGCTCACCCTCGCCGGGCTGACCACCGCGCTCGACGTCGACCGGGCGGTGCGCCTGCTTGCCGACCCGGTCGCGGACGACCCGGAGACCGTGGCACGCCCGATGGCCGCGGACCGTGCGGCCGCGCACCGTCCGGAGGGGAGCCCATGA
- a CDS encoding ATP-binding protein, with protein MMEALPRRPAPITLPIGSDADLARVRQHVRQVATELGFGLVQQTKLVTAASELARNTLVHGGGGQAEITPLEEGHRTGLRLSFVDQGPGIRDVALAMTDGYTTGGGLGLGLSGAERLVHEFAIDTGPGRGTTVTAVAWVTGVPAPRSGAGTRRPGAR; from the coding sequence ATGATGGAGGCCCTGCCCCGCCGCCCGGCCCCGATCACCCTGCCGATCGGCTCGGACGCCGATCTCGCCCGGGTCCGCCAGCACGTACGGCAGGTGGCGACCGAGCTGGGATTCGGACTGGTGCAGCAGACCAAACTGGTCACCGCCGCCAGTGAGCTGGCCCGCAACACCCTCGTCCACGGGGGCGGCGGACAGGCCGAGATCACACCGCTGGAGGAGGGGCACCGCACCGGGCTGCGGCTGTCGTTCGTCGACCAGGGCCCCGGCATCCGCGACGTGGCGCTGGCCATGACCGACGGCTACACCACCGGCGGCGGCCTCGGCCTGGGCCTGAGCGGAGCCGAGCGGCTGGTGCACGAGTTCGCCATCGACACCGGGCCGGGCCGGGGCACCACCGTCACCGCGGTCGCGTGGGTGACCGGCGTGCCCGCCCCCCGCTCGGGGGCGGGCACCCGTCGTCCGGGGGCGCGATGA
- a CDS encoding SpoIIE family protein phosphatase — MNRAWDVPVHDSTRVRDVRVAAEAACREARLGPHRTAIAALVATELATNLLKHAGGGRVVINIVERAAANGTARTAAVQLVALDHGPGIADVAAARRDGFSTTPSSLGAGLGTCLRISNAFDLHSVRGRGTVALARVDPEPAPWPAAPRIGGINIPLAPAEHSGDAWTWARSGPLLTLMLADGLGHGTKAAEASAAAVEELHRTAALPPADILRRLDTALRPTRGAAVAVAQLDTDARELRFAGVGNAGARLRTADGWQALVSHPGIVGAAFPATVPVRRAPWTADSVLVLHSDGLPSRWTPPDDPYLLTRDPALIAAAVLRDASSAASPARDDTSVAVLAPECRTEAHDPP, encoded by the coding sequence ATGAACAGGGCGTGGGACGTGCCGGTGCACGACTCCACCCGGGTGCGGGACGTCCGGGTGGCGGCCGAGGCCGCGTGCCGGGAAGCCCGCCTCGGCCCGCACCGCACCGCGATCGCCGCCCTCGTCGCCACCGAGCTGGCCACCAACCTGCTCAAGCACGCCGGCGGCGGCCGCGTCGTCATCAACATCGTGGAGCGTGCCGCCGCGAACGGCACGGCCCGCACCGCGGCGGTACAGCTCGTCGCCCTCGACCACGGGCCCGGCATCGCCGACGTGGCCGCGGCCCGGCGGGACGGGTTCTCCACCACCCCCTCCTCGCTCGGCGCGGGCCTCGGCACCTGCCTGCGCATATCCAACGCCTTCGACCTGCACAGCGTGCGCGGCCGGGGCACCGTCGCCCTGGCCCGCGTCGACCCGGAACCCGCCCCGTGGCCGGCGGCCCCCCGCATCGGCGGCATCAACATCCCCCTGGCCCCCGCCGAACACTCCGGTGACGCCTGGACCTGGGCGCGCTCCGGCCCGTTGCTGACCCTGATGCTGGCCGACGGCCTCGGCCACGGCACCAAGGCCGCCGAGGCGTCCGCCGCCGCCGTCGAGGAGCTGCACCGCACGGCCGCGCTCCCGCCCGCCGACATCCTCCGCCGGCTGGACACGGCGCTGCGGCCGACCCGGGGCGCCGCCGTCGCCGTAGCCCAACTGGACACCGACGCCCGCGAACTGCGCTTCGCCGGAGTGGGCAACGCCGGGGCGCGACTGCGCACGGCCGACGGCTGGCAGGCCCTCGTCTCGCACCCGGGCATCGTCGGCGCCGCCTTCCCCGCCACCGTGCCCGTGCGGCGGGCGCCGTGGACCGCGGACAGCGTGCTCGTGCTGCACAGCGACGGCCTGCCCAGCCGCTGGACGCCGCCCGACGACCCGTACCTGCTCACCCGTGACCCCGCGCTGATCGCCGCGGCCGTCCTGCGGGACGCCAGCAGCGCCGCCAGCCCCGCACGCGACGACACCAGCGTGGCCGTACTGGCCCCCGAGTGCCGGACCGAGGCCCATGACCCCCCGTGA
- a CDS encoding PP2C family protein-serine/threonine phosphatase, which translates to MTPRDTWTIRSTPDAARARALLARLTADAGVPAVERARFLADLTARLRQSLDSDGADVVLDLPDAGVGTDGLMRVDVRPHGRPAHRYTLPCRTPVPPPSTGPADLTAQDLADALLAEDEHTATLVARLAEQEELVRLHREELHHTNQGVLALHAELENAAEAQHELLDAERAARADAEKARRLLTFLADASAAVTASLDLEDIRRRLPELLVPDYAERADIWLFDDEDALGGGDRPAAAVAAARSGRPQHAAPHPGGLPGVDDLPPSVLSPDRPLLCIPLTAPRPLGVLTLTAPGRRFDPDTAVMLMQLAGRWAVALDHARRYEQHRDVAEALQRAQLTDLPATDGLRLAARYLPATHGLNIGGDWYDAFVQPDGSVLAVIGDVTGHGLNAAVMMGQLRTALRAYAVEDDSPARILTRLHRMLCHLQPSLYATALVARFRPGDPTLVWAAAGHPPAVVRAPDATVRVLDAKPGIMLGVPMPFSYEDHTVPLPPGSTVALYTDGLVERRAHGIDPGIERLGQVMSALNSADLEDLDASADALLKPLLHDSERDDDVCLLLCHSLPAASGAAP; encoded by the coding sequence ATGACCCCCCGTGACACCTGGACCATCCGCTCCACCCCCGACGCGGCCCGCGCCCGCGCCCTCCTGGCGCGGCTCACCGCGGACGCCGGCGTGCCCGCCGTCGAACGCGCCCGCTTCCTCGCCGACCTCACCGCGCGGCTGCGGCAGTCCCTGGACAGCGACGGCGCGGACGTCGTCCTCGACCTGCCGGACGCCGGCGTCGGCACCGACGGCCTGATGCGCGTCGACGTACGTCCGCACGGCCGGCCCGCCCACCGGTACACGCTGCCCTGCCGCACCCCCGTGCCGCCGCCCTCCACCGGCCCGGCGGACCTGACCGCGCAGGACCTCGCCGACGCCCTGCTGGCCGAGGACGAGCACACCGCCACCCTCGTGGCCCGCCTCGCCGAACAGGAGGAACTCGTCCGGCTGCACCGCGAGGAACTGCACCACACCAACCAGGGCGTGCTCGCCCTGCACGCCGAACTCGAGAACGCCGCGGAGGCCCAGCACGAGCTGCTCGACGCCGAGCGCGCCGCACGCGCCGACGCCGAGAAGGCACGCCGCCTGCTGACCTTCCTCGCCGACGCCAGCGCCGCCGTGACCGCCTCCCTCGACCTCGAGGACATCCGGCGCCGCCTGCCCGAACTGCTCGTCCCCGACTACGCCGAACGGGCCGACATCTGGCTCTTCGACGACGAGGACGCGCTCGGCGGAGGCGACCGTCCGGCCGCCGCCGTGGCCGCCGCCCGCAGCGGACGGCCGCAGCACGCCGCCCCCCACCCCGGCGGGCTCCCCGGCGTCGACGACCTGCCGCCCTCCGTGCTCTCCCCGGACCGCCCGCTGCTGTGCATCCCGCTCACCGCGCCCCGGCCGCTGGGCGTGCTGACGCTGACCGCGCCCGGCCGCCGCTTCGACCCCGACACCGCCGTCATGCTGATGCAACTGGCCGGGCGGTGGGCCGTGGCCCTGGACCACGCCCGCCGCTATGAGCAGCACCGCGACGTCGCCGAGGCCCTCCAGCGGGCCCAGCTCACCGACCTGCCCGCCACCGACGGCCTGCGGCTGGCCGCCCGCTACCTGCCCGCCACCCACGGCCTCAACATCGGCGGCGACTGGTACGACGCCTTCGTCCAGCCCGACGGCAGCGTCCTCGCGGTGATAGGGGACGTGACCGGGCACGGTCTCAACGCGGCCGTCATGATGGGCCAGCTGCGCACCGCGCTGCGCGCCTACGCCGTCGAGGACGACAGCCCCGCCCGCATCCTCACCCGGCTGCACCGCATGCTCTGCCACCTGCAGCCCTCCCTGTACGCGACCGCCCTCGTCGCCCGCTTCCGCCCCGGCGACCCCACCCTGGTGTGGGCCGCGGCGGGACATCCCCCCGCGGTCGTGCGCGCCCCCGACGCGACGGTGCGGGTCCTCGACGCCAAACCCGGCATCATGCTGGGCGTCCCGATGCCCTTCAGCTACGAGGACCACACCGTCCCCCTCCCGCCCGGTTCGACCGTCGCCCTGTACACCGACGGCCTGGTCGAGCGGCGTGCCCACGGCATCGACCCCGGCATCGAGCGACTGGGCCAGGTCATGTCCGCGCTGAACAGCGCGGACCTGGAGGACCTGGACGCCTCCGCCGACGCCCTGCTCAAGCCCCTGCTGCACGACTCCGAACGCGACGACGACGTCTGCCTGCTGCTGTGCCACAGCCTCCCGGCTGCCTCCGGGGCAGCCCCGTGA